In the Nitratiruptor sp. YY09-18 genome, GCTGATACTATGATTTTGGCATGGCTACTTGATCCTGAAAGCAGTGTGGGGCTTGATAGTGTTGCCAAAAGAATTCTGGGTTTCGATCTTATAGCATACAAAGAGACAGTCAAAAAGGGTGAGGACTTTTCAGGTGTGGCGATAGAGAGTGCATGCAAATATGCAGCGGAAGATGCGATAGTGACGCTGCAACTTTACTATAAACTTCTCGATGCATTACAAGCAAAAGGGGCTAAACATCTTATCGATGAAGCAAGGAAAGTGGAGTTTCCTTTCATCAATACACTCATAGATATGGAAAGAATTGGTATCAAAATAGATATACCTTTCTTCGAAAAGCTCAGAATGAAAACGCAGCAAAGGCTTGATGAGCTTACCGAAAAGATCTACCAAGAGGCTGGGACTACATTTAATATCAACTCCACAAAGCAGTTGGCACATATACTCTTTGAAGTGCTCAAACTCCCACCACTCAAAAAGACCAAAAGTGGCTATAGCACAGATGAGAAGACTTTGCAAAGCCTTAGAGGGAAGCATCCTATAGTAGAGCTCATTTTAGAGTATCGTGAGCTTTTCAAACTCAAAAGCACCTATATCGATCCACTTTTGAGCTATGCAAAAAAGGATCCAAATCATCGCATATATACGCAGTTTGTCCAGACAGGGACAGCAACGGGGCGATTGGCGAGTAAAAACCCCAATCTCCAAAATATTCCTATTAAAACTGAAGTGGGGCGTCAAATTCGCCAAGGATTCATTGCCCAAGAGGGGAAATTGCTAGTTGGAATTGACTATTCCCAAATAGAGCTGCGCCTCTTAGCACATTTTAGCAAAGACCCTTCACTCATTGAAGCCTTTGAGAAAAACCAGGATATCCACCTCCAAACAGCAATCAAACTCTTTGGAGAAGAGAGAGCGAAGCAGATGCGAAATATCGCTAAGAGTATCAACTTTGGCCTCATTTATGGGATGGGGAGCAGGAAGCTGGCTGAGACATTGGGAATTAGTACAAAAGAGGCTAAAGAGATCATCGAGAGTTACTTTCAATCTTTTCCAACGGTCAAGAGCTATTTAGAAAGTATTCAGGAGTTTGCAAAAAGCCATGGCTATGTGGAGACGCTTCTAGGGCGTCGTCGCTATTTTGACTTTGCTTCTGCAACAGGTGCAAGACTTGCAGCTTTTATGCGTGAATCGATCAATACAGTTTTTCAAGGAAGTGCAGCAGATCTCATCAAACTCTCTATGAACAGAATTGAAGAGGAGATAGAGAGTAAAAATCTGCCAGCGCATATGCTTTTACAGATTCACGATGAACTCATATTTGAGATAGATGTGGAGCATGCCCAGACTCTCGCTCAGCAATTTAAAAAGATTATGGAGAGTATTTATCCCCTCAATGTTCCGCTGCAGTGCTCTGTGGGAGTAGCGAAACGGTGGGGAGAATTAAAGTAATATAAAAGTTAGGTGCTATGTACGATATTATGAGAGTTTTTAGCCCTTTTTGCTTACAATTGATAACTACTTCTATAAAGGTTTCATAGATGCTTAAGAAGATTCAAAAAGCTTTTTTCTCCATTAAATCTGCAGTCATTATGATGATGCTCTTTGCTATGAGCATAGGAACTGCTACATTCATTGAAAATGACTACGGCTCATCTACTGCATGGGCACTTGTGTATACTGCAAAATGGTTTGAGATTTTGCTAGTGCTCCTTGCTCTTAATCTTTTATACAATATTTTCAAATTCAGGCTCTTTCGCAAAGAGAAATTCTTCACAGGACTCTTCCACCTCGCTTTTATCATTATCCTCATTGGTGCGGCGGTAACCCGCTATTTTGGCTATGAAGGAACTATGCATATTCGAGAAGGAAGCTCGAGCAATACAATCTTGAGTGCACGTACCTATTTGCAAATAACAGCAAAAAAGGGAAGAAGATATTTAGAGTATGTAGAACCAATATATCTCTCTAAGATAGGTTCAAACAGCTTCAAACGCGCTATCGATTTTGATGGACATAAAATCACAGTGGAATTGGAAAAATATCTACCCAATGCAACATTTAAGCTTGTTGAAGACAAAAATGGCAAACCGGTAGTGGATTTGGTTCTGAGTGCTGGAAGCGGAAGAGTGGAGAAGGTTTTGCGCCAGGGCGAATTTATAGATCTGGGTGATGTAGTTATCAGTTTTGATGCTGCAATTGCACCTCACAAACCACATATCAAAATCACCAAAGAAGGAAATAAGCTCTTTTTACAAGCACCATTTGTGGTGCAGACGATGCATATGGCTGATCGTAAAAAACAAAGCTACTTTGCCAACGCAAAAGTACCGCTTGAACCTGGAAAACTCTACTCCATAGCTGGACTCAATCTTGTGCTCAAAGATTACAAACCTCATGCGAAAGTAGAGATCCTCTCAAAAGATCGCTATGCCAAAAACTATCCAGGCAAAGATGCAGTGGTTTTGCGTATCAGTGATGGAAAAGAGACAAAAGAGGTTACACTTTTTGGCAAAAACGGGGTCGAAGGAGAACCAGTAACTGTGAAGCTAGGAGATCTGCAACTTACCCTTGCGTATGGAGCAAGACGTATTATACTGCCATTTGCTATAAAGTTACGAGACTTTCAGCTTGAGCGTTATCCTGGATCGATGAGTCCAAGCTCATATGCGAGTGAAGTGACAGTTATAGATAAAGATAAAAGTTTTGATTATAGGATATATATGAACCATGTGCTTGATTACAAAGGATATAGATTTTTCCAAAGCTCATATGATATGGACGAGAAGGGTACAATTCTCTCAGTCAATCACGATCCAGGTACACTCATCACATATATCGGCTATTTTCTCTTGGCACTTGGCATGATCTTGCACTTCTTCTCACCACAAAGTAGATTCCAAAAGCTTGCTAGAATGACTAAAAAGGTGCAAGAGCAGCGTATGAGTATGCTAGCAAAGAATCTCCTTGTACTCTTGCTTTTTGGTTTTACTACACTCCATCTTTATGCAGCCGACCCTCTTGATACTGCTAAAAAGATTGCCAAAACGCACGCAGACAAGTTTGGCGGCAAACTCTTAGTTCAAGATACAAGCGGACGTATAGAGCCTATGGATACACTCTCGCGTATGGTTATGGCAAAACTAACCAAAAAAGAAGAACTCTACGGGCTTGATGCCAATCAGTTCTATCTTGGAATGACTGTTAAGCCAGAAATTTTTCAAAAGATCAAAATGATCTATGTACACCATCCAGCCATCAAGAAGATCATAGGTCTTAGATCAGATGAGAAGTATGCAAGCTTTGAGCAGTTTTTTGATCCAAAAAGGGGAGGAGCATATAAGCTCGAACTCTATGTACAAAAAGCTGTAGCCAAAAAACCTGGTGCACGCAACCAATTTGACAAAGATATTATCAAAGTAGACGAGCGGGTCAATGTGGCGTATATGGTCTATACCGGTACACTCTTTCGTATCATCCCAAATCCACAGGATAAAAATGGCAAATGGCTCTCCCCAATCGATGCTATAAAGATGCTACCACAAAAAGAGGCACAGATGGTACAAGTGGTGCTTGCCAACTATTTCACTGCGGTTGATGAGGGGATAGCGAGTGGTAACTGGAAAAAAGCTGATAAAGCACTTGATGTCGTAGCAGATTTGCAACACTACTATGGATCTGGAATTCTTCCACCACAAAAAAAGATCGAAGCGGAGCTGCTGTACAATAAGCTTGATATCTTTAATCGCCTCGTACCTTACTACATGATCATAGGCTTTGTGCTGCTACTTATTATAATTTTCCATCTTATAAATCCAAAATTTGAGGTGCAAAAAATTGTAAAAATTGGTGTATTTCTCATCTTCTTGGGATTTGTGGCGCAAACATTTGGAATGGCTCTTCGCTGGTACATTGCTGGGCATGCTCCTTGGAGTAACGGGTATGAGTCTATGGTCTATATTTCCTGGGCAACAATTTTTGCAGGATTTTTCTTTGCCAAAAAGAGCCCGATAGCCTTTGCGGCAACATCTTTGTTAGGTGGACTTAT is a window encoding:
- the polA gene encoding DNA polymerase I yields the protein MKTLTVIDTFGFFFRSFYALPPLKSKKGFPTGLLTGFINFINSLVSEEKSDYIVFALDSEGPSFRAQIDPNYKAQRPEPPAELKEQLPVAISWIEKMGFATLSKEGFEADDIIASLVQCAKEQNIKVKIVSHDKDLYQLIDDGKVVLFDPIKKEEIDEEKATKKFGIPPKLIRDYLALVGDSADNIPGVRGIGPKTAVKLLQEYGSLENIYANLDKITPPRVKKLLQEGRERAFLSKKLVELRFDALDRCELERYHIPSINPIIKIADELIEYDITAILRKIKAAPVIEEKKSRLEFEAICLDTKEKLLHVIEKIPDGALIAFDTETDSLDTKEANLVGFSFAYEDTKAYYVPIGHKYLGVGDQVALEDGLDAIKRLFSYPIVGHNLKFDLSLLYRYGIEKKREIADTMILAWLLDPESSVGLDSVAKRILGFDLIAYKETVKKGEDFSGVAIESACKYAAEDAIVTLQLYYKLLDALQAKGAKHLIDEARKVEFPFINTLIDMERIGIKIDIPFFEKLRMKTQQRLDELTEKIYQEAGTTFNINSTKQLAHILFEVLKLPPLKKTKSGYSTDEKTLQSLRGKHPIVELILEYRELFKLKSTYIDPLLSYAKKDPNHRIYTQFVQTGTATGRLASKNPNLQNIPIKTEVGRQIRQGFIAQEGKLLVGIDYSQIELRLLAHFSKDPSLIEAFEKNQDIHLQTAIKLFGEERAKQMRNIAKSINFGLIYGMGSRKLAETLGISTKEAKEIIESYFQSFPTVKSYLESIQEFAKSHGYVETLLGRRRYFDFASATGARLAAFMRESINTVFQGSAADLIKLSMNRIEEEIESKNLPAHMLLQIHDELIFEIDVEHAQTLAQQFKKIMESIYPLNVPLQCSVGVAKRWGELK
- the ccsA gene encoding cytochrome c biogenesis protein encodes the protein MLKKIQKAFFSIKSAVIMMMLFAMSIGTATFIENDYGSSTAWALVYTAKWFEILLVLLALNLLYNIFKFRLFRKEKFFTGLFHLAFIIILIGAAVTRYFGYEGTMHIREGSSSNTILSARTYLQITAKKGRRYLEYVEPIYLSKIGSNSFKRAIDFDGHKITVELEKYLPNATFKLVEDKNGKPVVDLVLSAGSGRVEKVLRQGEFIDLGDVVISFDAAIAPHKPHIKITKEGNKLFLQAPFVVQTMHMADRKKQSYFANAKVPLEPGKLYSIAGLNLVLKDYKPHAKVEILSKDRYAKNYPGKDAVVLRISDGKETKEVTLFGKNGVEGEPVTVKLGDLQLTLAYGARRIILPFAIKLRDFQLERYPGSMSPSSYASEVTVIDKDKSFDYRIYMNHVLDYKGYRFFQSSYDMDEKGTILSVNHDPGTLITYIGYFLLALGMILHFFSPQSRFQKLARMTKKVQEQRMSMLAKNLLVLLLFGFTTLHLYAADPLDTAKKIAKTHADKFGGKLLVQDTSGRIEPMDTLSRMVMAKLTKKEELYGLDANQFYLGMTVKPEIFQKIKMIYVHHPAIKKIIGLRSDEKYASFEQFFDPKRGGAYKLELYVQKAVAKKPGARNQFDKDIIKVDERVNVAYMVYTGTLFRIIPNPQDKNGKWLSPIDAIKMLPQKEAQMVQVVLANYFTAVDEGIASGNWKKADKALDVVADLQHYYGSGILPPQKKIEAELLYNKLDIFNRLVPYYMIIGFVLLLIIIFHLINPKFEVQKIVKIGVFLIFLGFVAQTFGMALRWYIAGHAPWSNGYESMVYISWATIFAGFFFAKKSPIAFAATSLLGGLILFVAHLNWMDPQITNLVPVLKSYWLMIHVSVITASYGFLGLSALLAFIVLILYIFTTPKNKDFMILTFKELTYINEMSLIIGLVLVTIGNFLGGVWANESWGRYWGWDPKETWAAVTILVYASIEHIRLIPRMNRLFLYNVLALLGYSSVIMTYFGVNFYLSGLHSYAQGDPVPIPQWVYWAVAIVFTIIGAAYYKKQKLGLDLKI